A stretch of DNA from Desulfosarcina ovata subsp. ovata:
CGGCTTAAACCTTTTTATTGTTCAAGCCATTACAAAAGATAATATCTTGACCATCGCAAAAGGTAATCTTCCTTTTGCCGCCATGATGTTCATGGTTGCCATTATCCTGCTTTTTTATCCTAAGATATCGCTCTGGCTTCCTGAATTACTTTCTATAGGATAACCCATTTTGCAACCTATTGGGTCGGCAACTAAAAATCAGATAATAGGGCCTTGATCATCGTTTCGGCCAATAGCCTGTAGGCAACACATTGTCGATTAGTTTTATCCTGATTATATCATATTATATTCAATATGTTATCCATTACAAGCCAAAATCGCCTTTGGGAAAGGTTCCTTATCTGGCCGAAACGATGATCAAGGCCGATAATAGGTATTTATTTCATGCAAACAGGTTGCCGTAAAGAATATTCAGTAAGTTACCAGGGGACGGCTTGTTTACTATAAAAAATACCATGATTTTCAACCTACTTTACAATGTTACAGATTGAGGGAATTTTTATAAGCATTAATTTCCGATTGAATCTATCAAACAATGGAGGGGTATTATGAAGAAAAAAGTGGGGGTTTTACTGTCCGGTTGCGGTGTATTTGATGGGTCTGAAATACACGAAGCGGTTCTAACACTTCTTTTTCTCGATCGACTAGGGGTTGAGATTGTGTGTATGGCTCCGGATATACCGCAAGCGCATGTGGTCAACCATCTGACACAGGAAGAGATGAAGGAGACGCGTAACGTGCTGCTTGAATCCGCCCGCATTGCCCGGGGGGAAATAAAAAATTTAAAGGATGTGAAAAGCGCCAATCTTGACGCATTGATAATACCGGGGGGGTTCGGCGCGGCCAAAAACTTAAGTGAATTCGCTTTTAAAGGGCCCGGGGGAGCTGTAAACCTTGACGTTAGCCGGTTGCTTGATGACATGTTATCCGATAGGAAACCCATTGGCGCTCTTTGTATTGCCCCGGCCACCGTTGGGATGGCCTTGAAGGATCACTCTCCGACGCTGACGGTAGGCACTCATGAGGAGACGATCCAAGCCCTGGAATCGATGGGAGTTAAACATAAAACCTGTATGGCAGACGAAATTGTCTTTGACGAAAAAAACCGTATCGTAACGACCCCAGCCTATATGATCGGCCCCGGGATTAAGGATGTAGCTCAAGGGATTGAAAAGCTCGTTGAAAAAATTGTTTCGATGATATAATTCAAAATTTTATGGAAAAAGTTTTAAAAAAAATAAACGTTGAACACCTTTTTGAGAGAATAGCCTCTTTGGCAATTTCCGGAGATGAGTCAGCGGTAGAATTCATTCTACATGAGGTACTAAAGCTGTTGATGGAGGGAATCGAGGCCGACATCGGCCAGATAAATCTATTACCCAAAAGCGGACCGGTGGAAAAGCTCTTCATTATTAAAGATAAAGAGCCGTGGCTGCGGGAAGGAATGGGTCTGCATCTGTTCGATCCTCATGGAGGATTTACAGGTATGGTAATTAAATCCGGTAGATCCATTCTTGTCGAGGATATCTGGTTAGAAGATTTTCAGGGCCTGCCTAACCCTTTTTTACAAATTTGGCCGGAAATGAATGGTGAATATGTACAAGAGATAAAAAAACCGGTGGCGAGTATTATCATAATACCGATTAAAAGGGGTGGGGATACTTTCTGCACCATCGAGTTAAGCCGCTACCGGGGCAAAGATCCGTATAATCAACCTGAAAAAGAACTCGCTGATGATTTTGCTCAAAAATATGGTCCCCTGATTATGGACTATATTATAGACATCAAAAATAGGGTTTGCATTAATACAGCCCATAGGAAGTTAGTCAGTCTATCCCGGTTCATTGCTACAGATACGACAATTAATTACAGAGACGCAATAGGCGCCTATCAAAAGCTTTCCTCGGCTGATATTGGTTATGGTTTCTTTAAAACAGGAGGACTTCGCACGTCGAACGTTCGCCTGGTTTCATGGTACGATGATAAAGTGATGGAAGTGTTCCTTCAGGATTTTGTTCCCGCCCCTGACAGTGTTCTAAGTGATGTCAGCGACATCACTTACCCGGTGGAGGGTCAAGCAGGTGATCACCGCTTAATTCGATTTCGGAACAGGATTGCATCCTATCCCGGACTGAAAGAAGAGGAGCGTGATTTTATTATTGAATGCAATGATCATATCAAATCTTACGTTACTTACCCGCTGCACTTGCTCAGCCAGGATTCGGGCGCTATCGTTCTCGGTTCCAGAAGGCCTAACTTTGGTCCTTTTCTTCATCTGCAACCCTTTCTCTTGCTGTACAATTCTCTGTTGAAATCTTTTCTGTTAAACGAGAGGGTAGCT
This window harbors:
- the elbB gene encoding isoprenoid biosynthesis glyoxalase ElbB, with protein sequence MKKKVGVLLSGCGVFDGSEIHEAVLTLLFLDRLGVEIVCMAPDIPQAHVVNHLTQEEMKETRNVLLESARIARGEIKNLKDVKSANLDALIIPGGFGAAKNLSEFAFKGPGGAVNLDVSRLLDDMLSDRKPIGALCIAPATVGMALKDHSPTLTVGTHEETIQALESMGVKHKTCMADEIVFDEKNRIVTTPAYMIGPGIKDVAQGIEKLVEKIVSMI
- a CDS encoding GAF domain-containing sensor histidine kinase; this encodes MEKVLKKINVEHLFERIASLAISGDESAVEFILHEVLKLLMEGIEADIGQINLLPKSGPVEKLFIIKDKEPWLREGMGLHLFDPHGGFTGMVIKSGRSILVEDIWLEDFQGLPNPFLQIWPEMNGEYVQEIKKPVASIIIIPIKRGGDTFCTIELSRYRGKDPYNQPEKELADDFAQKYGPLIMDYIIDIKNRVCINTAHRKLVSLSRFIATDTTINYRDAIGAYQKLSSADIGYGFFKTGGLRTSNVRLVSWYDDKVMEVFLQDFVPAPDSVLSDVSDITYPVEGQAGDHRLIRFRNRIASYPGLKEEERDFIIECNDHIKSYVTYPLHLLSQDSGAIVLGSRRPNFGPFLHLQPFLLLYNSLLKSFLLNERVAQHLSDISHQIHNPGFYCLASLKGALVKKFPHVYSDSEVSKALEGLEALLSRLHEQGLLLKRRRKNIQLIKWLNAYISQMRASNPHLVINIDIQDNNLTNSKITGTYEQLEGIFENLFTNSTRAIIARQQQDDAVIGKIYITVKLKGKTIIVTFQDNGLPYKTVSGRGWPQMSNIMKEMGGKICKEEDPYRIHLKFNIINTKGGE